From Hydractinia symbiolongicarpus strain clone_291-10 chromosome 11, HSymV2.1, whole genome shotgun sequence, the proteins below share one genomic window:
- the LOC130614034 gene encoding uncharacterized protein LOC130614034: MAVVNQTSKTPAVKTCKDFASAFTERVLQISRGCDEIRLVFDRYIENSLKARTRKHRTSGNEVRYKVSDNTNISSISLKQFLSHINTKQALTIYLAKKVMEALSSLHIRYIVTYDTKMESNFVDCRIHDHEEADTALIYNAMDVAQQSPFTSCIVYSPDTAVFLLLIYYYEMLPINTIFRTGRGSTLRDIDIRNCFEALGAVHAKAILGFHTFTGCDQTGRFNKKSKSAWLKIFLQADNEVVLALSTLGSTVELPNLETLESLERFVVSMYKGNKCPADVVSLSQLRWHLFSKFQCDADMLPPTLAALKYKIFRCHFISMVLRSSHILIQQLPNAVNYGWDTDEVGNLSPIMTDELPAPLALIELSSCNCKTSCISNRCKCRKNGFLCTDMCKCTTCQNSGCASDESESDEYSSSDDE; this comes from the exons ATGGCTGTTGTGAATCAAACTTCAAAAACACCGGCAGTTAAAACATGCAAG gattttgCATCAGCTTTCACAGAACGTGTACTACAAATTTCAAGAGGATGTGATGAAATACGATTGGTATTTGATCGCTATATAGAAAACTCCTTGAAAGCACGGACAAGAAAGCATCGTACATCTGGTAATGAAGTTCGATACAAAGTATCAGACAACACCAATATTTCATCCATTAGTCTCAAGCAATTTCTTTCCCACATTAATACAAAGCAAGCTTTAACCATCTACCTGGCAAAGAAAGTGATGGAGGCTCTTTCATCATTGCATATTCGGTATATAGTGACTTATGATACTAAAATGGaatcaaattttgttgattgCAGAATACACGACCACGAAGAAGCTGACACAGCACTTATATATAATGCTATGGATGTTGCACAACAATCTCCTTTCACCAGTTGTATTGTTTACTCTCCGGATACTGCGGTGTTTCTACTGCTAATTTACTACTATGAGATGTTACCAATAAATACCATTTTTAGAACAGGGCGAGGTTCTACTCTACGTGATATTGATATTCGTAATTGCTTTGAAGCCCTTGGTGCAGTACACGCGAAAGCTATTCTTGGTTTTCATACGTTCACAGGGTGTGACCAAACTGGGCGTTTCAACAAGAAATCGAAGTCTGCTTGGCTGAAGATTTTTTTACAGGCAGATAATGAGGTGGTTCTGGCATTATCGACACTTGGAAGTACTGTCGAACTTCCTAACCTGGAAACACTGGAAAGCTTAGAACGTTTCGTGGTTTCAATGTATAAGGGGAATAAATGTCCTGCAGACGTGGTATCACTATCTCAATTGCGTTGGCATTTATTCTCCAAATTCCAGTGTGATGCTGATATGTTGCCACCAACATTAGCTGCATTGAAGTACAAAATATTCAGGTGTCACTTCATTTCAATGGTTTTACGAAGCTCGCATATCCTCATTCAACAACTTCCGAATGCAGTCAATTATGGTTGGGATACAGATGAAGTCGGTAACTTATCCCCCATAATGACTGATGAACTTCCTGCACCGTTGGCACTCATCGAGTTAAGTTCTTGTAATTGCAAAACAAGTTGCATATCCAACCGATGTAAATGCCGTAAAAATGGTTTTTTGTGCACTGACATGTGTAAATGTACGACGTGTCAAAACAGTGGTTGCGCAAGCGATGAATCCGAGTCAGATGAATATAGTTCTAGTGATGATGAGTGA